In one Leishmania braziliensis MHOM/BR/75/M2904 complete genome, chromosome 32 genomic region, the following are encoded:
- a CDS encoding U6 snRNA-associated Sm-like protein LSm4p has translation MSSARRPITPIEILRNCRGKEVSIELSDGETVNGTVMRTDRAMNVVIKQCTRTGADGESFWKSRECFIRGASVKNVRMTDSALVSVPVPAKRKAAGNKGADAHKEKFAAGRKRPRK, from the coding sequence ATGAGCTCCGCACGCCGGCCAATCACCCCGATCGAGATCTTGCGTAACTGCCGCGGGAAAGAAGTCTCCATCGAGCTTTCGGACGGCGAGACGGTGAATGGCACCGTTATGCGCACTGATCGTGCCATGAACGTGGTAATCAAACAATGTACTCGCACTGGCGCTGATGGCGAGTCGTTTTGGAAGTCGCGTGAGTGTTTTATTCGGGGTGCCAGCGTGAAGAACGTGCGCATGACGGACAGTGCACTCGTCTCCGTGCCGGTGCCAGCGAAACGCAAGGCGGCAGGTAACAAAGGCGCGGATGCTCACAAGGAGAAATTCGCAGCAGGTAGAAAGCGGCCGCGGAAGTAG
- a CDS encoding putative RNA binding protein, which yields MPAKAASKPVKPAPKAAPKPAAKAPAPKAAATKPSTKTAPKAAAPAARPASGSSNGVYVKNWGTGSVADATNVFSAAGKVIKVQLRRCRYALVFFDNSAAVKKAIDLFNEKEVLGQTVLVVPAKTSPKPDAHENSACVFVSPIFRASTTKQQIMELFAGVKVQRLRTYRQNYVYAYLSSSAAAKKFVEEKNGVEFRGHTLRVALSARSLEKLRARQEASKVLIAAHRHHKEHERH from the coding sequence ATGCCCGCCAAGGCCGCCTCTAAGCCCGTCAAGCCCGCCCCCAAGGCTGCACCCAAGCCTGCCGCCAAGGCCCCCGCGCCGAAGGCGGCTGCCACGAAGCCGTCCACCAAGACCGCGCCGaaggccgccgcccccgctgCCCGTCCCGCCTCCGGCTCCTCCAACGGGGTGTACGTGAAGAACTGGGGTACTGGTTCCGTCGCCGATGCCACGAATGTCTTTTCCGCCGCCGGCAAAGTGATCAAGgtccagctgcgccgctgccgctacgcCCTCGTTTTCTTCGACAACTCCGCCGCTGTGAAGAAGGCGATTGACCTCTTCAACGAGAAAGAGGTGCTGGGCCAgacggtgctggtggtgcccGCTAAGACCAGCCCGAAGCCGGACGCGCACGAGAACTccgcgtgtgtgttcgtCAGCCCCATTTTCCGCGCTTCGACAACGAAGCAGCAGATCATGGAGCTGTTCGCTGGTGTGAAGGTGCAGCGCTTGCGCACGTACCGCCAGAACTACGTGTACGCCTATCtcagctcctccgcggcggcAAAGAAGTtcgtggaggagaagaacgGCGTTGAGTTCCGTGGCCACACGCTGCGTGTAGCGCTGTCCGCTCGCTCTTTGGAGAAGCTCCGTGCTCGCCAGGAGGCTTCCAAGGTCCTCATTGCcgctcaccgccaccacaagGAGCATGAGCGCCACTAA